DNA sequence from the Streptomyces sp. MST-110588 genome:
CGCTTTGGTGGGCTTCTACGTCCGTACATCCGGCGTGGTGGCGAGAAATTGCGTGGCCGCGAGCTCCCCGTACAGGGGATCGCCGGCCACCAGCTCGGCGTGGGTGCCCACGGCCCGCACCCGGCCCGCGTCCATCACCACGATCCGGTCCGCGAGCGTCACCGTGGAGAGCCGGTGCGCGACCACCAGCACCGTGGTGGTCTCGGCGGCCTGCGCGACGGTCTCCCGCAGCGCCAGCTCGTTGACCGCGTCCAGTTGCGAGGTCGCCTCGTCCAGGAGCAGCAGCCGGGGCCCGCGCAGCAGCGCCCGGGCTATCGCCACCCGCTGCCGCTCGCCGCCCGACAGCCGGCTGCCGCGGTGCCCCACCGGTGTCCCGAGTCCCTCCGGCAGCCGCTCCACCAGGCCCTCCAGCCGGGTCCGGGCCAGGACGTCGGCGATCTGCGCGTCGGTGGCACCGGGGGCGGCGAACACCAGGTTCTCGCGGAGCGTGCCGGCCAGCACCGGCGCGTCCTGCTCGACGTACCCGATGGCCGCGCGCAGTCGCTCCAGCGGCCACTCCCGTACGTCCTGGCCGTCGACCAGCACCCGGCCGCCGTCCGCCTCGTAGAACCGCTCGATCAGCCCGAAGACGGTGGTCTTGCCGGCGCCGGAAGGGCCGACGAAGGCGGTCAGCCCGCCGCCGGGCACCGTGAAGCTCACGCCGTGGTGGACCGGCGGCAGATCGGCGCGGTAGCGGAAGGTCACGTCCTCGAAGACCACGCTCGCGGGCGCCGCCCCCGCGGGCCGGGTCCGTGCCGCCCCTCGTCCCCTCGCGCCGGCCGGCTTCGTCTCCAGTGGGTTCCGGCTCCACCTCCAGCTCCTCGGCCTCCGCCATACGGGCCACCGCCGCCGCCCCCACCTGGTAGGACGACGCCGCGTCCACCAGCCGCGCGATCGGGTCGATCAGGTAGAAGAGGTAGAGCAGGAAGGCCACCAGCGTGGAGATCTCCACCGCCCCGGACGCCACCCGGGCGCCGCCGACGCCCAGTACGGCCAGGAACGCCATCTGTACGGCGAGCCCGTTGGCGGACATCGCGATGGACTGCCACTTGGCCGCCTTCAGGCCGTGCCGCCACGCCTGGACCGCCGCCTCCGTGATGGCCTCGCCCTCCCGCCGTTCGGCCCCGGACGCCTTGACCGTACGGAAGGCGCCGAAGGTGCGCTCCAGCGCGGCGGAGACCGCGCCGACCGACTCCTGCGCGTGCTTGGTCGCCCGCGCGATCTGCGGCATGACCAGCCCCAGCGAACCGGCGATGAGCACGATCACGGCGAGCGTGACACCGAGCAGCACGGGGTCCAGCAGCGCCATCATCACGACCGTGACGATCAGTGAGAGGCCGCTGGTCACCGTGGAGACCAGCGCCTGGGTGGTCACCGAGCGCAGCAGTGTGGTGTCGGAGGTGACCCGGGACATCAGGTCGCCGGGCTGGGTCCGTTCGACCGCCGGCATCCGCAGCCGCAGCAGCCGTGCGACGAGCTGGCGGCGGGCGGCCAGGACCACGGACTCGGCGGTGCGCTCCAGGACGTACGCGCCCAGCGACTCGATCGCCGTACCCGCCAGGACCAGCGCGGTGAGCAGGAGCAGCAGGGAGGCGATCGATTCCTCGCCGCCGAGCCGTTCGACCAGTGCCTTGGCCGCGAGCGGCTGGGCGAGGCCGGTGACCACGCCGATCAGGGTGAGGAAGCCGCCCAGGGCGACGGCGGCGCGGTGCGGACGGATGTGGCCGTACAGAAT
Encoded proteins:
- a CDS encoding ATP-binding cassette domain-containing protein; translated protein: MVFEDVTFRYRADLPPVHHGVSFTVPGGGLTAFVGPSGAGKTTVFGLIERFYEADGGRVLVDGQDVREWPLERLRAAIGYVEQDAPVLAGTLRENLVFAAPGATDAQIADVLARTRLEGLVERLPEGLGTPVGHRGSRLSGGERQRVAIARALLRGPRLLLLDEATSQLDAVNELALRETVAQAAETTTVLVVAHRLSTVTLADRIVVMDAGRVRAVGTHAELVAGDPLYGELAATQFLATTPDVRT